A genomic region of Mycobacterium sp. Aquia_213 contains the following coding sequences:
- a CDS encoding DUF4245 domain-containing protein yields MTDEQPNADEAGEPVPAARPAKPRLLQDGRDMFWSLAPLVIGCILLAGMVGMCSFQPTGANKGTIPSYDAATALRADAQTLGFPIRLPQLPAGWQPNSGGRGGIENGRIANGQRLSAATSTVGYIGPTGMYVSLTQSNADEDRLIGSIHPTAYPTGTVDVAGTNWIVYRGSGDGADAEPVWTTKLTSPGGAAQIAITGAGTTDQFRTLAAATQSQAPLPTSR; encoded by the coding sequence GTGACCGACGAGCAGCCCAATGCCGACGAGGCCGGTGAGCCGGTACCGGCGGCCAGGCCGGCCAAGCCGCGGTTGCTGCAGGACGGTCGCGACATGTTCTGGTCGCTGGCGCCGTTGGTGATCGGATGCATCCTGTTGGCCGGCATGGTCGGGATGTGTTCTTTCCAGCCGACCGGGGCGAACAAGGGCACGATTCCGTCTTACGACGCGGCGACGGCCCTGCGCGCGGACGCTCAGACGCTGGGCTTTCCCATCCGGTTGCCGCAGTTGCCGGCGGGCTGGCAGCCCAACTCCGGCGGCCGCGGCGGTATCGAGAACGGGCGAATCGCCAATGGTCAGCGGCTCAGCGCGGCCACCTCGACGGTGGGATACATCGGTCCAACGGGAATGTATGTGAGCCTGACGCAGAGCAACGCCGACGAGGACAGGCTGATCGGCTCGATCCATCCGACGGCGTATCCGACCGGAACGGTCGACGTCGCGGGAACGAACTGGATCGTCTATCGCGGTTCCGGTGATGGTGCCGACGCCGAGCCGGTCTGGACCACCAAGCTGACCAGCCCGGGCGGAGCCGCCCAGATCGCGATCACGGGTGCCGGAACCACCGATCAGTTCCGTACGCTGGCAGCGGCGACGCAGTCGCAGGCGCCGCTGCCGACCAGCCGATAG